The sequence tgggtGTTTTAGAATGCTGTTCTTATACTTAGttgaaaatgtttcatagttAAAGATGTCTGTCTGCTTAAAAGCTAATCCTTTGGGCTCTGTAAAATGGACCTTTTGTCTAATCAATGCAAATTGATTTTCCTATTCTATATTGACCTCTTAACCCATTGACTATCCATGGTAATTTCCTTCTTTACCTGATAAGGTACCTGATCTATAATAAGGCAATTCTAATTAGTTCAAAAACTGGAAGTTTAAGTTTGTAAAGGGAAGACAAATGAAACcatatagttttaaaacattttaattaatactGTTATTAGATAAAATACATGCTATTTATCTAAATAGTATCTTACACAtttatagaagttttatttttaattagttttatgGCCTATAATCTCACTTGATAAATGTGACTAACAACACTTACATATCCTCATTTGGAAATCagacttattttaaaaggtttcagATAGCTAATTTCCTTCAAGTGGCAATCCAAATGTGTCAAATTATACCActgaaaataactataaaatttgTCAAAATTATTTAAGAAGTTCTGTGAAACTTGTCATTGAAATGAAATGTACCAGTATACTAACTGGTATTTTTCATCTGTATGTAATTTTTGTAGTCATCATAGTTTTTAAGAGATTGTAACGCTAAATAGTAAAAGGTAGGTACAGCGAATAATatttatatggtatatatatgtgtgtgcaatttaaaatgtatatttacatatagtaTGCATAACATATAATTCagtatatagtttatatatagaTTCATTATACTCTACACTcaatacagaaaatttaaaaaaaaaaatttgcccaCTCCCTCATGTGCAGTAAATGAAATCATCCCCAAAATACGGCTTGATACAATACAGTTGACTTTTAAGGCAGATATTACTTCTATCCTAAAACCAATATTATTatgaaataccattttaaaaggAGGGCAGTGACACATATAAAAGATCTCAGTTTTATTGGTGATCCTATCCCTACATACCAGACCTACAATCttaaataatataacatttttatctgCCTGCACTTCTTGTACATATGGAACACCAGTAGAAAGCCGTATTttttaagaggggaaaaaaataacattttctttttcaaactctGGTTTGTTTTACATTGTTTAATATGTGGTTGTGCCTTAAATCTCTCAGCCAGTTTCTGATGCTgcttgagaggaaaaaaaaaaacgggggggggggggggcggagagaaCGAGACTTGGAGGAAAGAAACAGCCTGTTGATTACAAATAAAGacacttttttagagagaggactgTGGCACTAGCCTGGGCATTACGAGAAATGGGCTGACCTTGAGAGACACTGACCATCGAGATGGTCAGTTCTGAGCCAACCCTTAGAATGGACGTGACACACATGCAGTTAGTTCAGTAGTCATTTGGAATGTACAAACACCacaggaaaacacacaaacaagcaaCACTAGttggttttgctttgctttcctttgttttaaagttcatTCCTGTTCTTTCTCACCTCTCCTATGTAGTAGCCATAAGATGGTTTTTGTactaaataaactaaaatcttttcaaataaatctGCTGAAACCATTCACCGCGAGAAAAGCACACAATATTAATAGCCACAGCACATTGAAAGGAATAGGAACAGCTTGGTTTGagagcaaaataataataatattcactaCATCCATTCTTCTGAGAATCTATACTCACTTCGGCctgctttttgccttttttccccctgaggtGTTTTTCATAGCAGGAGTTTCACTCTACTGAGCTAAGTTGTAGGATCCCTTAAGCTAACAAACATTTTTCAGATACTTTTCCTATAGTTATTTTTGTTCCGGATTATTTAATGCCCCCTCAGGAAAGATAGGTTCATTTCTGTACACATTGGGGTGGGCTTTTAGAAAGTGGTATGTTCATTTTCTGCACAAGAAATGGATCTTCTCTAGGATTTTGTACATCTTGATTTATTCTTGGCTTAGAGTTTGAAGTGGGTGCTCTTCTAAAGGGATTTATGCATAGGTTCACTATTTTTGTAGTTATGGTTTATATGATaagctttttatatttaaaatcaatatgTAATCCTGTGGAGGAGCTTATCCCCTAAAACCCCATTTGTAAATCTATTTTAGCTTTGTTGCACAGCACAACCACAGTCTTCCATAGATTGATTAGGTACAGCGGTAGAATCCTATCAAATGGCCTGCTCTGATGATGATGCAAACTCTTTCAGGATTGCTAGTTGACTGGAACTAAAGATAAGACTTGACTGCAATCCCCCAATGTGCTCTTTACAAAACTAGTGTTAATTTTCATCAAAGTGCCGGCTTATTTTTAGTGGCAAGGTGGAAGGTTTACTACAAGAATTTTAGGTCCTTTCTATGAAAGTGTTTATAggtatttcttttgcttttttttccaaGGTAATTATCAACTTCAGCAAATAAACTGAATCAGGGAATAAATAATTGGCCCTATATATaaaaaagagttttttttaattaataaaacagTTCAGTGCACATGGACATAAacagaatgtctttatttcaacTCTTTGGCTCAAATGCAGCATCAGAACTTAATCCTGTTTGTTGTGAGAGGATATGGCTTTTGTAGCAAAAGTATACTGGAATCTTTAAATTAATCAGAACGCACGTTGTAGTCTGCCCAACCCAAAGTCGGTGCATCTAGCTAGCTGTGACTGGAGTTATAGGTGAATAATACTTTCTTAAACCATGTAACAGGTAACACATAAACTtacaaacaagtttttaaaatatgacattgtCTAGTTGAACCTAtcttaaaaaggaattttttaacttttaaatttagaCTTATGTGACTCTTGATCAGTTTTAAAggtactaaatttttttaaaaaaccatcaaGATGATTTACTTAATGTCCCAAACTAGCAGTCGGataattatgtgtgtatataaatttatTCCCATGAAAAGCAAAtccaaagaaaaaatagtttttctaatATGAAATGTGCTCACTACACATAGCTATTTTCTctataataactaatattttgtAGATAGATATTAATATAGTAATAACAGATTTATTATGAAAAATCTTATTTATGCTGGAACATATTAAATTAACATGtcaattaaatttgaaatgaTGAAAAGTACCTTAATACTtacaactttaaaatgtttttgtttcagtTATGGGAAATTGAGCTTAGAAaaagttaagatttttaaaattactttatttcaggggttaaaaatgttttccctcatatatatattattaaagccttattttaaaaaattaaggaaatcttgatatttattattattaattaaagcCTTTAAATCACTGGTCAAGTGCAGAGAAAGGATAATTTAGTTAAGAAATTATGCGTCTGTTAAACtcttattatttcaaaaagttttatatttttcaatttaactATAGTTTTTAAGTGTATGGTGGGGAAAATTTTCCAGTTGTAAAACTCTTatcaaaatgttttagaaataattataaattaaagcTTATAATCAGAATGATTTCTTGTTGGAGTGGAAAAATTGGTAGTCATCAAAATTAACCatcttaataattataaaattcagtTATACATCTTTTATAAATTTAGCATGTTTTTCTCTGAGTTAACATTTCTAGAACTACAGTTACCTGAAATTAGACTAAATGACCTTTAAGATCTTCCCAACCTGAAGTCTATTAATATATCTGTTGTATAGAATGAGACTGATGAAGAACAAGAACTAGATTAGAATATTGTCCAGCATTCCTGAAACTCGGTAGCATTTTAatccaaagaataaaattatgATAGATAGGGCTTTTATTCAGTTTTCctgtttcattattattttaaaatttggggggGTTAGAAAAAATACCTTTCCATAGTAATAGTTTTATTCTTCTCCATACtatagaatatttctttttattagtacagtttttttaaagatttctttttttttatgagaatgCAATGTGACCGTTTGTGTGTTTTGTATTGAATGTGGATAATTAATATATGGCatgtttcatatatatgtatatatgttttttagcTTATAGTGAGAGCAATAGTGATAAAATTGAATAAACCATTTTAGCTTCATGCTGCTATTCTAACCTTTATTACATGATGcatctaatttttaatttgtaaatacaAGATAGAATTCCCTGTAGCACCATTTGCTTTCATAAAGCTGCTGAGCAGTTTGCTGTCTTGAATAAATTTTGCTTTGGAGAGGGTAGGGGGGATTTGAACCAGCACATTCTTGTGTGGTTTCTGAAGATTCACATGGTAACCAGCGGTGTGCATTGTTAGGTTTATCTGAATAAGCACCAGCCATGTGAGTTTTAACATGATTGCCCAGGGcaatggagagaagagagaaacccGAAAGGATTgcacttctttctgtctttctgtttttttggAAAGTGCctttgctggggggagggggctgcatgAGTCAGTGGCCacggcttgcttttttttttaagttggtgtCCTGTTTCCCTCTAGGTCCTCATTTGTTCTGCTATCTGCCTCATCATCTActtcttcttttcattgtttaCCTTCCTAATGAGGGAGGCGGGGTAGACTGGGGGTTGATTGACAGCTACAAGCCCTTACAGTCTGGCCAGAGAGCAGTTGGCTTTGGTTTCAAAAGTGCTTTAAATGTTCGATTAGGTCCTGTTTTTATTAAACCAAACTGCTGCTCATCTTAAGGAAATTATCAGACCAGCAAAGATTACGAAATATATTCTTGGACCCTAAAACCAAAAAAACTGCCCCTGCCCATGGAAAAGAGACACTGCCCATCGGATTTTCCAACCTTTAACATGAGGTTTCAAAAAGAagtatgtgatttttcttttgcaaaagtGCTTTGATTTGAAATCCCCAGCCAACCTCTCCAAAAGAAAACTGGCTGTGATGCGATCGAGAGCTGCAGTGTAATATTGCagagcaaatttattttttacttcaaagaaaaatgCTAATTAGCCGATTCACTACTTTTAAAGTTATTGTGAAGCATATGGCGCCCAGTGTGAGATACATCCAACTGCTAAAATAGAGCGAGGAGGAAATTAGCGAAGAATGGGCTGTATGGGGtgagcttgggggtgggggaggagaataGGTTCTCAAGCAGATTCTCTAGCCTTTTCAGAATGATTTTATCGCCCATCTCTGCTTCCCGCCTCCTCATTTACCCACATCCCCCACCACCGAGCCTCGGCCGACCTCTTCCGGGCCtccagctctccctcccccacttcggCTGAAATCAGGTGCGCGCCTCCGCCTCCGGCTGGCCACTGGCTCACACCTGGTCCCCTTTTCTGGTTCCAGCGCAGCCATAGCCATCTCCATCTGTGGGAAATTTTAGAAAGCAGGGTTTTAGAGGTGACATTGTTACTATGACTGACAAACTCTCCGCAGAACACCAGCTAGTGGTTCTGTAATATGGTTTGcggggaaataaaaggaaactggaaaaggcgggaaggggagggaggggtctgcaGAGGTCCTGCGGGTGGATCATGAGCCTCCTGTCCTGTGCAGACTGGCAGAAGACAGAGGCCCAGAAGCGACGTGAGCAACTCCTGCTGGATGAGCTGGTGGCTCTGGTGAACAAGCGCGACGCGCTCGTCAGGGACCTAGACGCACAAGAGAAGCAGTGAGTGGCGGTGGGGTCGGGGTCGAGGCTCTGCCGCCTGCTGAGGGGCCCAGAAGTTTTCGGAAACTTCAGTCCAGAGGTCTCTGGTGGGCCGGGAAGCCTCCCGCTGGCCCCTTGATGCCCGTACCCTCTGGGGCACGGAGTGCGGGGTGAAAAGGGAGTGCCGGTTTGCcctcaatgaagaaaaataattttgtttcctgTTCGACTTACAGGGCTGAAGAAGAAGATGAGCATTTGGAGCGAACTCTGGAGCAAAACAAAGGCAAGATGgccaagaaagaagagaaatgtgtTCTTCAGTAGCAGCCGGACCAGACTCTTTGCCAACATTTTAGTGTTGGGTCCCCAGACCAGAAAAAGTCAGACGTGTTGTtgatttaaaacttttaacattttgtttggCTGGATTGTACTTatttaccaccaccaccaccaccacccttttccctcctttccagaTAATATACACAGCTTTAAGGATTTTTTGAGTGGGTTAATCATTTCcttgaaattatatgaaatagaTTCACACAGACACCTTGTGAGTGATTAATATTGGAAGTgttcaagaagaaaagaacaccctaccctcattttttgatggaaggaaatttgagaacatttttttgttgttaatagcataatgatggtgggaggggggtaagGGGGACAAGAAAAATGTCATGAATGATTTTTTCCAGTCCTGCCATATGTAACCCTGAATTTTATAGTTAGATCATACTCAATCTACTTATTAAACTGTGTTCTATTTACCAGTGGGATTTTCTGCCGTTGTTTTGCATTTCACTGTAAGGATAGTAGAGttcctttcctctgctttcctcAGAGGATGGCCCTTTAACATTATTAGTCTGAGACAAGTCCTGTGATTTGAAGGTGAGCTGTGAGGATGGGACTAATTGACATGCATCAGTTTACAAAGAGGTCTTATCTTCTGAGAATGCGCCATCTTTTCTTCTGGATAATTATTTATTACATCTAGCTTGGTTCCTACATTTTGTTGGGTCTCAACATTGGCTCAAGAATGCTGTTAATATTTATTCTGTATTGATAAAAAGTCTGTCTTGCCACTATGAGTAAATCTCccaattaatattttcttctcttgcaTAGCACtgtcatttttgtgtgtgaaaatggttatctgtttatttattacATACTGAGGTCAtatataaattttcaataaaagcaGAAACTTTCTTACCTTAACCACTCTGCTATTTCCTTGCAATGAAACCGACACTGGTTTGAAGAGAAGTTTGTGTGTCTGTAAGACTtttcatgtggaaaaaaatgGTCTTGAATGCAGGGCAGAATACTGGACTGTATTTGGAGCTGAATAAGTTTACACCATCCCGGAGGGGTCCTGCTGACACATGAATTCAAATTGAAAAGCAATTAGTCATATTTTCTTAAGCAGTGTAAACTATCATCTTTTGTAAAGGGTCATCTGTTGTTAAAGATTTGAGGAAATTTCTGATTCCACAGCACTAAAAAATATGCTAATATCTTGATGAATTTTCCACATTATTTTCGGTTGCATTCAGCTGAAGAACTATGATTTCTGATAACTGGTTAGTCTGTAGGTGCTGAAGTAAAAGGAAGAGGGTTATGAAGAGGGAGTGAGCacatgcaggtgtgtgtgtgtatgagataAGGGAAAAGGAACTTTTAACAAGAAGTTCTGAGTAACAGAAATTGGCGATTTTATGGCAGTTTCCCATCACTGCTCTAGAGAGGTGTTTGAAACAAAGAAGACTCATTCAACAAGTctgcagaaagaagaaagcagtCCACTAGCATTTATACTTCTGCCTAggtcacacacaaacacatgcatacatacatacatgtacgTACACACAAGCATTTATACATACACAAGTTCCGTTCGAAAAGCATGCAGCCCCCTTCAGTGGccagtttttcaaaatgaaaatagaaacttGCTGCGGTAGTTTCTTCATGACAAGGATTTTAAGTTACTGAAAAGTTATTGGAACTCCATGAAATCAGGTATCTGCCCTCTGCATTAGAGCAGGAGAGCAGAGCGAGCGGCCGCTCTCCCGGGCGGCTCCCAGAGGCTGGCTCGCAGCCCCGGGAAGCCCGCGGACAAAATCGCCCACCCAGAGCAGCCTGGGGTTTGGGCGACCAGCATCACCCACTCCGTTGCCGCTGCGTCCTGGGAACCTTCCCTCCCGAGAAGCCCCACTGAGAGGCGGCTCCCCAAGGCGCCCTCGACCTGCCAAGCCTCAGATCTGCTGCCCCTTCTGCCCCAGGCCCGGTCCTCGCGGGGGTTTCCACGTGGGCTGCTTTGTGGCGCCCTCACGCCCCGCTGTGGCGGTTGAGCGCGGACCCAAGGGACTCGCCGGGTCCGGCCCGCGGCGAGGGCGCTGAGTCCGGATTCCCCGCGTTGGGCCCTGAGGCCGCCCCGCCCGAGCGCAGGCGCGAACCCAGCAATTTCAGAGGCCGGGAACCCGAAAGCCCGCGCTGCGGCCAAAGGAGCTGCGGGCTCGGGGGTCGCCGAGGAGGTGGAGCGTTGGCAGCCGGCGGCTGGGGCGCAGCCCTCGGCCGGGGTTTAGAGCTTCCGCCCCTGGCCAGTATCCCTCGGCCCCCGAGCCAAACCCCTCCCCCTGTCCCAAGTGTCCTCCAGAGTCTGGCGCGGCCTCGAGGTCACCTGGATGCTGGATCCGGGTTCCGG is a genomic window of Phyllostomus discolor isolate MPI-MPIP mPhyDis1 chromosome 6, mPhyDis1.pri.v3, whole genome shotgun sequence containing:
- the LOC118501101 gene encoding uncharacterized protein LOC118501101 isoform X2 produces the protein MSRTPPGWCKLIQLQIQSSILPCIQDHFFPHEKSYRHTNFSSNQCRFHCKEIAEWLRWRWLWLRWNQKRGPGVSQWPAGGGGAHLISAEVGEGELEARKRSAEARWWGMWVNEEAGSRDGR